In Piliocolobus tephrosceles isolate RC106 chromosome 6, ASM277652v3, whole genome shotgun sequence, the following are encoded in one genomic region:
- the LOC111528817 gene encoding uncharacterized protein LOC111528817: MVVSGANISPSTSQGNTKHLPVNRPPLSWVQTSSGTTPGSAVPTDSDPCLQPDPAHPQSPASQSCWGARWSGSERLGSPPQGCCQVSASEVSLKQSQRPQRPGQTAWARGSGDPVPERCQKNAPRRTPGCRGPWLTPGGRAGRRGRQPEEGAAQTRPGGEPRAGVVGACELRLAVLGLGDIARGGESPAPRPGRGTQPTRAAPDGFSQHARAPVQAAARPLCAWRVTRGRSRRRARERPPAPRAPFQAQQRPRRGPALTHFPSRLLGPRPRIQRPPPSSPTDLWLGSRC; the protein is encoded by the exons ATGGTGGTCTCAGGAGCTAACATCAGCCCTTCTACAAGCCAGGGGAACACCAAACACTTGCCTGTCAATCGACCTCCACTCAGCTGGGTTCAGACAAGCTCAGGGACCACCCCAGGCTCAGCAGTGCcgact GACAGTGACCCATGTCTGCAGCCCGACCCAGCCCACCCACAGAGCCCGGCGTCCCAGAGCTGCTGGGGGGCACGGTGGTCGGGAAGTGAGCGGTTGGGCAGCCCTCCGCAGGGCTGCTGCCAGGTATCAGCCTCGGAGGTTTCCCTGAAACAGAGCCAACGCCCGCAAAGACCTGGGCAGACCGCATGGGCCAGGGGGTCAGGGGACCCGGTCCCTGAGAGGTGTCAGAAAAATGCTCCCAGGAGGACGCCAGGCTGCCGAGGCCCGTGGCTGACACCAGGGGGCAGGGCGGGGCGGCGGGGACGGCAGCCGGAGGAGGGAGCCGCCCAGACCCGGCCCGGGGGCGAACCAAGAGCgggcgtggtgggcgcctgcgAGCTGCGGCTTGCGGTGTTGGGCCTTGGGGACATCGCTCGGGGAGGGGAGAGCCCCGCGCCGCGGCCGGGAAGGGGGACACAGCCCACGCGTGCGGCGCCCGACGGCTTCTCCCAGCACGCCCGAGCCCCCGTGCAGGCGGCGGCCCGGCCCCTTTGTGCCTGGCGTGTCACGCGCGGGCGCTCCCGCCGCCGCGCCCGGGAGAGGCCCCCGGCACCCCGGGCCCCTTTCCAAGCACAACAGCGGCCCCGCCGCGGCCCCGCGCTGACCCACTTTCCCTCCCGCCTCCTCGGCCCGAGGCCGAGAATCCAGCGGCCGCCGCCAAGCAG cCCAACAGATCTGTGGCTGGGCAGCCGCTGTTGA